The Deinococcus puniceus genome segment GCCGAACTGGATTTGCTCCAGACCTACACCGCCCGCGCCGAGTGGCCTGATCTGCTCTGTTTTCACGGCAGCCCGGAACGCGACAACGAAGAATTGACGGCGCACACGCCAGAAGCGCGGTTGAACCAACTGCGGGCGGAATTTGGGCAACAGTCGGTCTGGATCGGCGGCCATACGCACCAGCCTTTGCACCGTGAATTGGACGGCTGGGTGCTGCTGAATCCCGGCAGTGTGGGGTTGCCTTTCCAGAAACGCGGTGACCGCTATGTCAATCTGGCGCGGGCCGAATACCTGATGTTGAGGCGCACCGGGGCGGGCTGGCAACCTACTTTTCACCGAGTGCCCTACGACGTGGCCGATGTGCGGCGCGGCATTCTCAGCCGGGGCCTACCACACTCGCGCTGGCTGGCACAGGAATGGGTGGACGGCAGCGATCACACAGAAACTGCATAGACGGCTAAGCACTTCGAGGCTGCCCCCGCCAAACTTGCTAGGCTAGGCCCGATGAGTCTTCACCTGAATGCCCAACCCGGCCAAATTGCCGAAACCGTCCTGCTGCCCGGCGACCCGCTGCGTGCCCAGCACATTGCCGAAACCTTTTTTGAAAACCCCGTGCAGCACAACACCGTGCGCGGCATGTTGGGCTATACCGGAACCTACAAAGGCCAGCCCGTGAGTGTGCAGGGCACCGGCATGGGCATCGCCAGTTCCATGATCTACGTGCACGAACTGATCACGGGCTACGGCTGCAAAAACCTGATTCGCGTGGGTACGGCGGGCAGCTACCAGCCGCATGTGCATGTGCGCGATCTGGTATTGGCTCAGGCCGCTTGCACCGATTCCAACATCAACAACATCCGTTTCGGGGCCAAGAACTTCGCGCCGATTGCCGATTTCGAGCTGCTCCTGCGGGCCTACCAGATCGCGCAGGAACGCGGATTTGCTACGCACGTCGGCAACATCATGAGCAGCGATACTTTTTATCAAGACGAGTTTCAGCAGTTTCAGCAGTGGGCCGATTTTGGCGTGCTGGCCGTAGAAATGGAAGCCGCCGGGCTGTACACGCTGGCCGCCAAACACGGCGTGCGGGCGCTGACCATCCTCACTATCAGCGATCACCTGATCACGCACGAGGAAACCACAGCTGAAGAACGCCAACTGACCTTCAACGGCATGATCGAAGTGGCGCTGGACGCTGCGCTGGGGTTGGAAGCGGAAGGCAAGCAGAACTGAGATTTCAGTGGGAAGAGGGGCCGCACACCCGCCCGTCTCCGCAGTTCTAAATTCAAGACCCTGAACGCTGAGCTACACGGTGCGTTCAGGGTCTTGGTTTGCCGTCATCAGTACCCGTATTCCTCCGGATCGGCGGAAAAGGTGAAATGGGTCAGGATGCTGTAGCCGAGCGCCGTTGCCGCGTCGTTGCGGTTGCCCAGCGTGAGCATGATGGCTTTGCCCAGCGTGTCGTAGCGGTTGAGGGTAGTGGCCCACGTTTTGGGATCGTACATCACGTAGTCTTCGTCGGGGCCGGGTTTGTAGGCCCGCTGGAGCTTGAGATAACTGGCGTGATCGGCCTTGGCCTCGGCAATCACGCGGGCGTAATGCTGGCCTGTGGGTGCGCCCAGAGTGCTGCGGGCCAGTGCGCCGAGGCTGCCCAATTGCTCCTCTAAAAACGGATACATGCGCGGTACTTGGTGAACGTACATCGTGCCGCCGCCCGCCCGGATTCCGGCCAATTGGCCCTCTATGGCCCGCATTTCGCGGTACTGCCTGCGTAAAGTTTGCAATCTGGCCCGCAGTTGGGGCTGCGTCGCCAAATCCTTATCCAGCTTGGCGGCGCGGCACTGCGCCCAGTTGTAGCTGGATTCGTCCTGATCGACTTCGCTCCAGTTGGTGATGGTCAGCAGATCGTAGGTGGCCGAGTCCACAACGTTGGCAAGGGTGCAGTTGGCGGCGGCTTGAGCCTGTGCAGGAGCGGCGGCGAACAGCAACAGGGCGGCACCGAGCAGACCATGTTTAAGGGGCATTCTTCAGCCTAGCGCACCAAGCTCCATCAGCTCAGGCGACGCATCCGGGCAATAAAGAAGCCGTCTATGCCGTGTTCGGGCACGGTCAGCACACCTGCTCCGGCGGAAACGGTGGGCAACTGCAAATCGGGCAAGGGATCGGGGGCAAAGTCGGGGTGAGCCGCCAAGAACGCACCAATCACGTCTTGCCCTTCCTGCGGCATGACCGAGCAGACCGAATACACAAGTACTCCGCCAGGCGCGACGGCAGCGGCGGCGTGGGGCAGCATCCGGGCTTGCAGGGCCGCCATCTGTGCCACAGCCTGTGGGGTCAGGCGCAGCTTAATTTCGGGGTGAGAACGCAGAGTGCCGCTGCCCGTGCAGGGAGCGTCCAACAGCACCAACGCAGCGGGCGGCAAGTCCAGTGGCGTGGTCAGATCGTGGGTAATGAAGTCGGCGCTGAGGCCGAGGCGGGCCAAGTTGGTACGGGCCGCGTCGT includes the following:
- a CDS encoding metallophosphoesterase family protein, which codes for MLPREGFKLVVFGDVHGNLPALTAALTDMARQGAEAFICLGDVAMDGAWPAECIGRIAALGCPVVRGNADRMLLEEATAFAPRGFPDEEKLHAIGEWARTQLGRAELDLLQTYTARAEWPDLLCFHGSPERDNEELTAHTPEARLNQLRAEFGQQSVWIGGHTHQPLHRELDGWVLLNPGSVGLPFQKRGDRYVNLARAEYLMLRRTGAGWQPTFHRVPYDVADVRRGILSRGLPHSRWLAQEWVDGSDHTETA
- the deoD gene encoding purine-nucleoside phosphorylase produces the protein MSLHLNAQPGQIAETVLLPGDPLRAQHIAETFFENPVQHNTVRGMLGYTGTYKGQPVSVQGTGMGIASSMIYVHELITGYGCKNLIRVGTAGSYQPHVHVRDLVLAQAACTDSNINNIRFGAKNFAPIADFELLLRAYQIAQERGFATHVGNIMSSDTFYQDEFQQFQQWADFGVLAVEMEAAGLYTLAAKHGVRALTILTISDHLITHEETTAEERQLTFNGMIEVALDAALGLEAEGKQN